GATCTTGTTCAGATGCAGAATTTTACAGTGGAATGTTCCCATAAAGCCGGCGCCTGGACCCAAGCTTGGAAGTGAGTCCCCCCAGTGCAGACCGAGGGGGCATGCAGACCATAAGGGCGATCGCCTGCTTCTTACCTTAATAGTCGTTTCTGGGAGGTTGAGGGCAGCTGCCAGCTCGCATCTCCGGGGCCGGGACACATAATTCTCCCGGTAGAACTCCTTCTCCAGCCTTCCTATCTGCTCCCGGGTGAATGCTGTCCGGTATCTCCGCACCTGGTCAGCAGCTGAGCTGGAGCTCCCAACGGGGTTATTACTGCAGCCCAGGCCGCCTAATCCGGAGCTGGTGGAAGAGCTGGTGGTGCTGGCCACTGATCCACTCTCTGCAAAGCAAGGAACACATCATGACATGAATATAGgataatatctatatatatttattgaTTTTACATGCAAGATGAGGGTTCTGATTGCACTAAAAATAGAGAACGTTCAGAACCATCTGGGGACATTTAATAGCCTCTATGGTTTGGATCACCCAATTCCTTTTTTAGGCTTAGTGTTATCTTAAAAAATATCACATCCCGCtcctatttgcatttttttttcaaggttATGAGGCTTAAAAATATTATTTATAGTTTAAAATCAGCAAATCAAATAAGTAGAAGCTAAATGTATCAGTATAAAATGGAGAGACCCCATTGGAGAGTGCGCTGCCTATTCTCAGTGGCTAAATAAATGCATTAATAATAAATACCTTAAACTACCATGTTACTGAATTAACTATTGTTTTTCTTTTATTGATTACCATTGGACAGACaaataaacaaacaaacacaaatcgATTGGTTGTTTCATTGTGCAGGTGTTAACTCGGTGTAAAGTTTGTATGTGAAGTTCCCATAATAAAATGCAATCTATACGTTTATGTTTACTTTCGATGTTCTAGGTTTTGTGTGTGGTTCTATGTGTTCTTAGAGCACACGAAACACATGCTTTTATGCAGTTATAGTAAAAATCATATCATGACCGTTCAAATAAACTTATGATGTAGGATCAGCTGAAATAGgtgacttattttatttttttttaggtatATTTCTATGTTACATTAAAACGAATATGCCATGGATACATATGTTTCTGCATTGAGAAAATCTTGTTATGtgtgtagatttaaaaaaaaaaaaaaagaaaagaaaatgtagGTGAGTAAAGTTGAGCTTGTGCGCACAGTGGAGGTCCATACCTTTGCTGATGCCATCCTTTAGCTGGGCACCACTGTTGGGGGAGCGCAGGGCTGAGCAGCCCACCTCCACATCACTGCTCATATCTGCCTCTGAAGCCACGTCTGAATAGTGGTTTATCttcttgcctctgtcagatccgggCAGCTCGGATGCGTTGTTATTGGGTTCACTGTTGGAATGAGAGATGCCAAACAAACTGTCTATTTCAAATTTGCCTTTGCTGGGGATGTCCCCCATAGATCCATGCATAGAGGAGGAAGTCAGCCTGGGACTCAGCCGAGCGTTATGATGAGCGTTTTCCAAGGCCTCCAACACTGCATTCCCAGCCGAGTCTGATAGATTGGAGAGCCTTTTGCCTGTGCTTGGGCTGTGCAGACCTCTTTCCATGAGAATCATCTCTTTTCTTATCCTTTCCATCATCTCAGCTGTGGTGAGGAGGGGAAGCAGTGAGAGTAGGGAGCAGGCTTGGTgctgtagtgatgatgatgatgatgtgccTGCAGCAGGGGCCAATTCACATGCAGCCTCTGCCCAAAGCCTCTAAATATTATCTTCTCCTTGCAGTCAAAATGGTAAGATGCCAAAGCGATGGAATGACTGGTCAAAATGACCCATACATCCTTCCCAGCCAGAAATGTCATTCATCAAAAGCTAGGGCTCGTCATTAAGGTATGAATGACGCTGTTTGAATAATCATTTATTGTAACAGTTTTATAAGCAAATAAATACAGGCTCCTGTCACTTGTCGGTGAAGGCGGGTTCTGTGCAGACAAATCCATCCAGGTAGAGAGAGGGGAGAGACAAGGAATGAAGTGTGGGCTCCTGATCAGACCCTGCTTCAATGGCTGTGGGGTTTGGCCTCTGGGGTGAAATTGACAGTCTGATTAATACAACCAGCCGAGCAACATTTCCCTTTCATTTAGGGGCATCATTATGCTGTGATTTTTGTTTTGTTGCCTTTAAGGTGCTAATGATGCTGATGGCTgttctttttctttcttctttttttttctacgAATAAATgacaattttctttaaaaaaaaaatatgagaacATTTTTTAATATTCTATAATGAGAAAAATCATATTATTTATATCGTTATCATTTTGTTATTTGTTAACAAGTGCTAATTATTGTTATTTGTAGAAAAGATTCGTGTTTGCATTTTCATTCTATTTTCAGGGAAAtgtgatttttagttttttttattttaggttttttttttgacAATTCGAAATTCAAAGTATAATGTATGGCAACATACCAGATATTcgtacaataaaaataataatataattgtATCACTTCATCTCCCATCTCTATTTTATGTTATCTTGTAAAATGATAAATATGGATAGGACTAGTGGTTGACGTTTATAATCCTGCTCTTAGGGTCAACGTGAGTCTCTTTTAGGTTACACAGAGAATAACTTGATATTTAAAGATGTGACGTTTGTTGAATATTGATATTTCTATGCTCAGGTATCGAACAGTCATCAGAAGTGATGTTTCCTTACAGATGCTGCCAGCATTTGTACTGAACATGTATGGTTATTGTTGTAATGTAGCCTTTACTTTCGCTGAAGAACCAAGATGATTGTCATTAAAGTGACCATTTCCACTTTCCAGACTCTGATGACTTGGGAAGACACCGATTATCTTATCGCTGTCCTTTGGCGCCCCCATCAGTTGACATCTAAGTATTGCTACAGGAATTTCAACCTTTATTGTAGCAATCATCTTTAAACTGGATAGCCTCAGTCTTTCTCTTTACCCAGTTTACAGAaaacaaacatatttttttttctgaaggaAACTTTGTATTGTTCTTAGTATTTTACTTAAACTATGAATTGGACTTTCAATTAAAAATAAGTTCTGTCTTTATAATTCCTTGTACACAGTGAAAAGGAGGAGGAAGTAAAGGGTATGAACTTACTAATACTTGTCATATTAATGCAAATACTAATTCAAACCCTGGAACCAAACTAAAGTAAGGCAGAATTCATACATGCCAGATTTGttgcaacatttatttttttttttgctcctgtcCCATTTATCTGAATAGAGGGAGTAAAAATAAACAGTATACACATCCTACAGAAACAGTCCCATTGAGTAAGTCATGGATTTTCAGTTGCACAAATCTGCCATGGTTAAAAAATGGATTGTTAGATCAGAGTATGTGCCAAAACATATCCTAACATCTCTCACATTCACATGTGTTTCGTGTGTGttgcctgtatatatatatatatatatatatatatatatatatatttatatatatatatatatatatatatatatatatatatatatatatctgcaatgTACAATATAGTAATATATGCATACATATGATTTTGTAACATGTAATATtgtaatatatatgtataatatatatatatatatatatatactgtatatatatatatatatatatatatatatatatatatattgatgatATTGCAGGCTATCTATTCATTAATGGTAATTTATTGGCATGATATTATGCTCTCTTGTTATTGGTTCTTTTGTAATTAATGTGCTTATATTATTGCACAATGTCCACTGTATACTTGAGAAAGGCCAaattatgccaaaacatggtataatCACACGACAATTGTAGTGTACTATTGTTCTATATGCAAGGAAGTTCTCCCAATGTGTACAGGACATCCTTAGACACCTTAATACTTACAAATATGCCCAAATGGTGCCCTTTTTTTAGCCTTATTTACGCCAGACAACATAGGCAGGTGCCCTTTTCAACTTAACTCTATACAAATTACAGAGTGGCAGATATAGGTAACTTTATAAGTATATTATTGCAGACAGATATGTTCTGTGGGATTGTTTCAAATTGTACTCCAATATGAAATATATACAATTaatgtaaaagtaaacaatgtATATATCAaagaaaaattctttattttttcccctccaccattcagtatgtaaaaaaaaaattctgatggcAGGATAGGTAAAAGTGGAGCCTTAGCATATGCATCAGTTGTCCAACCAGCTTGCATCAATCAATCAGATGAACACTTTTGGACATCATCTGAAGGGTAAGAAAACCAATCTGAATTGCACAAATATATGAAAATCTGGCTTTACATATGAATTTGTatgaatttgattaaaaaaaaactcttaagaattctgtaaaaaaaaaaaaaaatcccacacagATCTGGAATGATGTAATGTAAACTAGACTTCTGTGCACCCATTTACAGCTCATATAGATTGATGTGATAGGCCAGGTAGGTGATCCTTTCCTATATAGGATGCAAAAAATAACAAAGAGAAATATAAGCCTGGGTGCAGCCTAAAAGTCTGATTTTGATGTCTAAAACAATCTTTTTATCCTTATGTATTTTTTATACAGTCAATTGACACTGATTGGATAAAAGATACATAAAGCTGACaatacgaattagaattaatgtcagTAGATCCCACCAGTAATCCAGTGTCCACTGTCCCTGATTCCTGGGAAAAAAGAAGACTGGAACTTGTTGGATTGCAACTTGCCTTATCATTAGTAAATCCTCTCTTAGCCTTGAGCGTTATCAGAATGTACACTAAAATGATTATACAGTAAATCCATctttatcacattttattggtGAACCCCCAAAGTATAAAAGTGCGCAATGCTAAAGCTTTAGAATATTGTGAAAAAGGACAAAGATCATGACTGAAGTGTAAAATGTATGTTTGCATTATATTGCATACCAGAATAAATGGAATCCATACCAGGGCTCCATGGACTTACAATGTTTGTTTCTAAAACACTTTTTGTTTCCATTTTCATTGTTTTCATGTGTATGTGTATTCTGTTAACAGCTTTGTATTAATACATGTGTCACtgcttctggttttttttttgtttattcattTTTTCTATAGTGcagataaaaaaaatccaaaatatgcGTTCATATTACAGGTCAATTTGATTTTCAGGTTAAGTTGATTTACATAAAAACATTACGTCTATCATACATGAGCCAAAAACATATTTAATAATATTAACTCCATGTGCCAAAACACACAATTCTGATTGCACATCTAACCAAGAATACacatttgtgtgtgtatgtatatatatatatatatatatatatatatatatatattatttttttttttgcttttttaacagATAAAGGAGATAAGATAGGGTTTACGATATTAATTGTTGGAATAACTTACTGTTTAATGAATAAAACTTTACAGAGCTCCTATTATTAAATATCAAGTTCATTGTCTAAGTCATGAAAATGAATAATGTTTGTAATTTGCTTCCTGTTACAAAACAATCCAGTAAAGAATGATATTTACTTACATCATACGGTGCCACATGTTTGAGCATAGTAGTGTGGACTTCTACCTACTGGGAAGAGTTCTAGTGTACATACATGCTGAGTCTCACTCCCCATAAGAGAAGAACCTCTCTCCCCACAGTAGGAGAACCTCTCTCTCCATAGGTGAACCTCAATCTTCGTAAGAGAAGAACCTCACTCCCCATAGAAGAACTTCTCTCATCACATGAGGAGAACCTCTCTACTCACAGGAGGAGAACCTCTCTCACCATAGGAGGAGAACCTCTCTCACCATAGGAGGAGAACCTCTCTCCATAGAAGGTGAACCTCAATCTTCATAGGAGAAGAACCTCATTCCCCATAGAAGAACTTCTCTCAGCACAGGAGGAGAACCTCTCTACTCACAGGAGGAGAACCTCTCACCATAGGAGGAGAACCACTCTCCATAGAAGGTGAACCTCAATCTTCAGAGGAGAAGAACATCTCTCCCCACAGTAGGAGACCCTCTCTCCATAGAAGGTGAACCTCAATCTTCATAGGAGAAGAACCTCTCTCCCCAGAGGAGGAGAACCTCTCTCACCATAGGAGGAGAAACTCTCTCACCATACacttcctgacagaagttatgtcgcatatccatgttatgtaaataaaagcttataacctgacgttaaattcattaattggttgtataaattattcttttgaaagctgaaaccctccgaaatgtggtttaggttaagaaaataaattggcatcaatgcagaaatattgatcagtttatggacacagaatggtcagattttggcaagacaaaagttttgtcgcctggtcatataatgcacccaatcctagtttacatcctcacctgtgctcagtaaatgatcggttaattagtgtgtgtatattaaaaaaaacagcaccccagaccttcacttgaactgcaacttgaactCTGACAACATgcaaaaaatccaccctgcgaccaaagcctggattatcaagaggctgaagaccagatcgactgcagaggtggctggcacctttaatgtgtctcagcatcaagcacaaagaattaaaaaaagatttaaagagattggagatgtgtttgacaagcccaggtccggcagaccccgcaagacaactgctcaggaggaacgtttgttggttagaaaattcaaatcaagcccctcttccactgctgcagagctccaacaggcctggtcacctcaagtccttgtgtcaactagaacagtttgtaggattctgtcttgaaatggcctccatggtcgaatcagtgcccagaagccagcactaaacaaaaggcaaataaaaaaccacgtggcatttgcaaagtcccacagcctgctaaagagatggactgttatg
The nucleotide sequence above comes from Ranitomeya imitator isolate aRanImi1 chromosome 7, aRanImi1.pri, whole genome shotgun sequence. Encoded proteins:
- the EVX2 gene encoding homeobox even-skipped homolog protein 2, with amino-acid sequence MMERIRKEMILMERGLHSPSTGKRLSNLSDSAGNAVLEALENAHHNARLSPRLTSSSMHGSMGDIPSKGKFEIDSLFGISHSNSEPNNNASELPGSDRGKKINHYSDVASEADMSSDVEVGCSALRSPNSGAQLKDGISKGFAESGSVASTTSSSTSSGLGGLGCSNNPVGSSSSAADQVRRYRTAFTREQIGRLEKEFYRENYVSRPRRCELAAALNLPETTIKVWFQNRRMKDKRQRLAMSWPHPADPSFYTYMMTHAAATGSLPYPFHSHVPLHYYPHVGVTAAAAAAAASGAAAAAASPFATSIRPLDTFRALSHPYSRPELLCSFRHPGLYQSPAGLNSTAAAAAAAAAAAAASAPGAAPCSCLSCHTSQTASALGSAGRGSDFTCTAASQRSESSFLPYSAAVLSKTSVTPPDQREEAPLTR